The following are encoded in a window of Flavobacterium sp. WC2421 genomic DNA:
- a CDS encoding ATP-binding protein, giving the protein MFLFFLGCSKKKKENTLVTSSEDSLSTYFSLANDFSMAKEKRLLFTEKAFNIVVNQKDDSLNRVNLFKVANRYYNINNWKEFNKTVHLVLKQSENAKDTLHLIKAYTYLGDYYDSQAISDSAFMFYYKAEKMYVQPRDNLVLSKILINKANLQYRIGDFLGSQNSVFNVLRKIKDEKQVNNILYDAYNLLGLIYNELGEFDNAMIYSNKALAISEDQSIPGEFQSKASSLNNIGFLYLNSQKFLMAKKFFQNGLEQKDLLKFKPALFAVLSDNLAYSKFKLNETDNLPELFYQSLKMRENLKLTSGIFINKIHLSEYFASKMDTVRAIEYSKEALLLARSTNVSRDILVALKQLSLIEPEKSSVYSKEYIHINEEMQKEERSMGDKFSRIEYETDRIKDENSSLADQNRNLVYVFSFITILGLFLYIIKAQKTKNRELLYKQQQQKANEDIYNLMISQQNTIETNRVKEKKRVAQELHDGVLGRMFGVRMNLDGLNRFNDDMAIEQRISYLSELKNIEQDIREISHDLNREKSELINNFVAIVDNLFEKQRNTFKPRLISNIDRNIKWELLVNAVKINLYRIIQESLQNINKYANAENINIELRKQGDNLVLTVTDDGIGFNARVKKKGIGMQNMLSRTKECNGIFNVKSKKGEGVIITVIVPLEQIQIPS; this is encoded by the coding sequence TTGTTCTTATTTTTTTTGGGTTGTTCCAAAAAGAAAAAAGAAAATACTCTAGTAACTTCATCAGAGGATAGTCTATCCACTTATTTTTCATTAGCCAATGATTTTAGTATGGCCAAAGAGAAGAGGTTATTGTTTACTGAAAAAGCATTTAATATTGTTGTAAATCAAAAGGATGATTCTCTTAATAGAGTAAATTTATTTAAAGTTGCCAACCGATATTACAACATAAACAATTGGAAAGAATTTAATAAAACAGTCCATTTGGTTTTAAAGCAATCAGAAAATGCTAAAGATACTCTACATTTAATTAAAGCTTATACCTATTTGGGAGATTATTATGATTCTCAAGCAATTTCTGACAGTGCTTTTATGTTTTATTATAAAGCCGAAAAAATGTATGTTCAGCCTCGTGATAATTTGGTTTTAAGTAAAATACTAATCAATAAAGCGAACTTACAATATAGGATAGGTGATTTTTTAGGTTCACAAAATTCAGTTTTTAATGTGTTGAGAAAAATTAAAGATGAAAAGCAAGTCAATAATATTTTGTATGATGCTTATAATCTTTTGGGGCTTATCTACAATGAGCTTGGCGAATTTGATAATGCGATGATCTATTCCAATAAAGCATTAGCAATTAGTGAAGATCAGTCGATTCCCGGAGAATTTCAATCAAAAGCCAGTTCGTTAAATAATATTGGTTTTTTATATTTAAATTCTCAAAAATTTTTAATGGCGAAAAAATTTTTTCAAAATGGATTAGAACAAAAAGACTTACTTAAGTTTAAACCTGCTTTATTTGCTGTTTTATCGGATAATTTAGCCTACTCTAAATTTAAACTTAACGAAACAGATAATCTTCCAGAATTATTTTATCAATCGTTGAAAATGAGAGAAAATCTAAAACTTACCTCTGGAATATTTATTAATAAAATACATTTGTCCGAATATTTTGCTTCTAAAATGGATACCGTTAGAGCAATAGAATATTCTAAAGAAGCACTTTTGTTAGCTCGTAGTACTAATGTTTCTCGTGATATATTAGTTGCTCTTAAACAATTGTCCTTAATTGAGCCAGAAAAGTCATCCGTTTATTCTAAAGAATACATTCATATTAATGAAGAAATGCAAAAAGAAGAGCGCAGTATGGGAGATAAATTTTCTCGTATTGAATATGAAACAGACAGGATTAAAGATGAAAACAGTAGTTTAGCCGATCAAAACAGGAATTTAGTTTATGTTTTTAGTTTCATCACCATTTTAGGATTGTTTTTATATATCATCAAAGCGCAAAAAACCAAGAATAGAGAATTGTTGTACAAACAACAGCAACAAAAAGCAAATGAGGATATTTATAACTTAATGATCTCGCAGCAAAATACGATTGAGACCAACAGGGTAAAAGAGAAAAAACGCGTTGCTCAAGAATTACATGATGGGGTTTTAGGGAGAATGTTTGGGGTGCGAATGAATTTAGATGGTCTAAATAGGTTTAATGATGATATGGCTATTGAACAAAGAATTAGTTATTTATCGGAATTAAAAAATATTGAGCAGGATATTCGTGAAATTTCTCATGACTTAAATAGAGAAAAATCGGAATTAATTAATAACTTCGTAGCAATTGTTGATAATTTATTTGAAAAACAGCGTAATACTTTTAAGCCCAGATTGATTTCTAATATTGATAGAAACATTAAATGGGAATTATTAGTAAATGCTGTAAAAATCAATTTATATAGAATCATTCAGGAATCACTTCAAAATATTAATAAATATGCCAACGCTGAAAATATTAATATTGAGCTGAGAAAACAAGGCGATAATTTAGTATTAACGGTAACAGATGATGGCATTGGATTTAATGCCAGAGTTAAAAAAAAGGGAATTGGAATGCAAAATATGTTATCTCGAACTAAAGAATGTAATGGGATATTTAATGTAAAATCCAAAAAAGGAGAAGGCGTAATTATTACTGTTATAGTTCCATTAGAACAAATACAAATACCATCATAG
- a CDS encoding response regulator — MTTESTLMLKVKKNILIVDDHPFIIQGYKNAITRYDADNYEFFITEAKDCESAYHVITNPESAIFDIAFLDISMPSYEEQNLYSGEDLAKLILENMPNCKIILLTMFTEFLKIKTIISNINPNGLVIKNDLTFDELLFAFDKVIKNEFYYSKSVLEMLESHENDIEIDLFDKQILFHLSKGTKAKDIPQYIPISLNAIEARKLNLKELLKVTDGSDIELVREARKIGLLF, encoded by the coding sequence ATGACAACCGAATCTACTTTAATGCTAAAAGTAAAAAAAAACATATTAATAGTTGACGATCATCCGTTCATTATACAGGGATATAAAAATGCTATAACTAGGTATGATGCTGATAATTATGAGTTTTTTATAACAGAGGCAAAAGATTGTGAGTCAGCTTATCATGTTATTACTAATCCTGAATCGGCTATTTTTGATATCGCTTTTTTAGATATCAGTATGCCTTCGTATGAAGAACAAAATCTTTATTCGGGTGAGGATTTGGCAAAATTGATTTTAGAGAACATGCCAAATTGTAAAATAATTTTGTTGACTATGTTTACTGAGTTTTTAAAAATTAAAACAATCATAAGTAATATAAATCCAAATGGGTTAGTAATTAAAAATGATTTAACCTTTGATGAACTTTTATTTGCTTTTGATAAAGTGATCAAAAATGAATTTTATTACAGTAAATCTGTTTTAGAGATGTTAGAATCGCATGAAAATGACATCGAAATAGATTTATTTGATAAGCAAATTCTTTTCCATTTGTCAAAAGGAACTAAAGCAAAAGACATTCCTCAATACATTCCAATTTCGTTAAACGCAATTGAAGCGCGAAAATTAAATCTCAAGGAATTATTAAAAGTAACTGATGGAAGTGATATCGAATTGGTTCGGGAAGCTAGAAAAATCGGTTTGTTATTTTAA
- the thiL gene encoding thiamine-phosphate kinase, whose product MIEDKNPQRTSIAQLGEFGLIDHLTKNFEINQASTLKGIGDDAAVLDFKDKKVVISTDLLIEGVHFDLAYMPLKHLGYKAVVVNISDICAMNAKATQITVSVAVSNRFPLEALEELFEGITHAAAEYKVDVIGGDTTSSQKGLIISITAIGEANEDEIVYRNGAKQSDLLVVSGDIGAAYMGLQVLEREKQVFQVNPNSQPDLDSYTYIIERQLKPEARKDIRTLLHALEIKPTSMIDISDGLSSEIMHLCKQSKVGCNLYEDKLPLDPQFISVCEEFNIDSTTVAINGGEDYELLFTIAMEDFNKIKANPNFSIIGHMVQESEGIHLVTRANTRIPLKARGWDAIKE is encoded by the coding sequence ATGATTGAAGATAAAAACCCGCAACGTACTAGTATAGCTCAATTAGGAGAATTTGGATTGATAGACCATTTAACAAAAAACTTTGAAATCAACCAAGCATCCACCCTAAAAGGAATTGGTGACGATGCTGCTGTTCTTGATTTCAAGGATAAAAAAGTGGTGATTTCTACCGATTTATTAATAGAAGGCGTACATTTTGATTTGGCTTACATGCCTTTGAAGCACTTGGGATATAAAGCGGTTGTAGTAAATATTTCGGATATCTGTGCAATGAATGCAAAAGCAACTCAAATCACGGTTTCTGTTGCCGTTTCTAATCGTTTCCCATTAGAAGCTTTAGAAGAATTATTTGAAGGGATTACTCATGCAGCAGCTGAGTACAAAGTAGATGTGATTGGTGGAGACACCACTTCCTCTCAAAAAGGATTAATTATAAGCATAACTGCTATTGGCGAAGCCAATGAAGATGAAATTGTTTATAGAAATGGAGCAAAACAAAGCGATTTACTAGTTGTGTCTGGTGATATTGGAGCTGCGTACATGGGACTACAAGTTTTAGAGAGAGAGAAACAAGTTTTTCAAGTAAATCCTAATTCACAACCAGATCTAGATTCTTATACTTATATAATTGAGCGTCAATTAAAACCGGAAGCCCGTAAAGACATTAGAACTTTATTACATGCTTTAGAAATAAAACCTACTTCAATGATTGATATCTCTGATGGGTTATCATCAGAAATTATGCATTTATGTAAACAATCTAAAGTGGGTTGTAATTTATATGAAGATAAACTTCCTCTTGATCCACAGTTCATCAGTGTTTGTGAAGAATTCAATATTGACAGCACCACAGTTGCCATAAATGGTGGAGAGGATTATGAATTGCTTTTCACTATTGCTATGGAAGATTTTAATAAAATAAAAGCAAATCCAAATTTCTCTATTATTGGACACATGGTTCAAGAAAGTGAAGGAATCCATTTAGTGACACGAGCAAATACTCGAATTCCTCTAAAGGCAAGAGGTTGGGATGCTATAAAAGAATAA
- a CDS encoding 1-phosphofructokinase family hexose kinase → MKSFDIITLTVNPALDKSAHFSGLVPEQKIRCEAPLYDAGGGGINVSKAISRLEGSSLAVMASGGPSGEIIKEILNKESISFRAIETKNWTRESFVAVDDNTNSQYRFNFPGTAVTETEKNEIIQVVEGLEFKFLVLSGSLREGLPIDFYQKMAEIAKKSNSKLIVDTAGEALEKVLETGAYLIKPNVGELAKLIGVERLEMEEVNEAAKKIIAKGGAEIVVVSLGPQGAVLVTKDVYEYVPAPNVAKKSTVGAGDSMVGGMVWALSQNKSLKEVIRWGVACGSAATMNEGTQLFKLEDAKRLFVWLQDK, encoded by the coding sequence ATGAAATCATTTGATATAATTACACTAACAGTAAACCCCGCTTTGGATAAAAGCGCTCATTTTTCGGGATTAGTTCCTGAACAAAAAATAAGATGTGAAGCACCCCTTTATGATGCAGGTGGAGGGGGAATAAACGTTTCTAAAGCGATATCTCGTTTAGAAGGGAGCTCTTTAGCGGTAATGGCTTCTGGCGGTCCGTCAGGCGAAATTATTAAAGAAATTCTAAATAAAGAGTCAATTTCGTTTCGAGCTATTGAAACTAAAAATTGGACAAGAGAAAGTTTTGTTGCAGTTGATGATAATACCAATTCGCAATACCGTTTTAATTTTCCTGGAACTGCAGTTACGGAAACTGAAAAAAATGAAATTATCCAAGTTGTAGAAGGACTTGAGTTTAAATTTCTCGTTTTAAGTGGAAGTTTAAGGGAGGGGTTACCTATTGACTTTTACCAAAAAATGGCTGAAATCGCAAAAAAATCAAATTCAAAACTCATTGTTGATACCGCTGGCGAAGCTTTAGAAAAAGTATTAGAAACTGGCGCTTATTTAATTAAACCCAATGTAGGAGAATTAGCAAAATTGATAGGAGTGGAGCGTCTCGAAATGGAAGAAGTAAATGAAGCAGCAAAAAAAATCATTGCTAAAGGCGGTGCCGAAATTGTTGTGGTTTCCCTTGGTCCTCAGGGTGCAGTTTTAGTCACTAAAGATGTGTATGAATATGTTCCCGCTCCTAATGTTGCTAAGAAAAGTACTGTTGGTGCTGGAGACAGTATGGTAGGAGGAATGGTTTGGGCATTGTCTCAAAATAAAAGCTTGAAAGAAGTAATTCGTTGGGGAGTAGCTTGCGGTTCAGCAGCAACAATGAACGAAGGAACACAGCTGTTTAAATTAGAAGATGCGAAACGATTGTTCGTATGGTTGCAGGATAAATAA
- the lepA gene encoding translation elongation factor 4, whose amino-acid sequence MKHIRNFCIIAHIDHGKSTLADRLLGATQTVTARQEKAQLLDNMDLERERGITIKSHAIQMEYTYKGQEYILNLIDTPGHVDFSYEVSRSIAACEGALLIVDAAQSIQAQTISNLYLALENDLEIIPVLNKVDLPSANPEEVSDDIIDLLGCKLEDIIHASGKTGFGVENILAAIIEKIPPPSGNVDEPLQALIFDSHYNPFRGIEVIFRVKNGQIKKGQKIKFMATGNEYFADEIGTLKLNQVPKQVISAGDVGYLISGIKEAKEVKVGDTLTDAKNPTTNIITGFEDVKPMVFAGIYPVDTEDYEELRNSMEKLQLNDASLVFLPESSAALGFGFRCGFLGMLHMEIIQERLEREFNMTVITTVPNVSYHAFTKKDPTTVLIVNNPSDLPEPSRLDHVEEPFIKATIITKADYVGNVMSLCIEKRGLITNQTYLTTERVELTFDMPLAEIVFDFYDRLKTVSKGYASFDYTPIGMRTSNLVKVDILLNATIVDALSSLMHVDNAYSIGKKMCEKLKELIPRQQFDIPVQAAIGVKVISRETIKALRKDVTAKCYGGDISRKRKLLEKQKKGKKRMRLVGNVEIPQEAFMAVLKLND is encoded by the coding sequence ATGAAACATATAAGGAATTTTTGCATTATTGCACATATTGATCACGGGAAAAGTACACTTGCTGACCGTTTACTTGGTGCTACACAAACAGTAACCGCTCGTCAAGAAAAAGCACAATTGCTTGACAACATGGACTTGGAACGCGAACGCGGGATTACCATAAAAAGTCACGCCATACAAATGGAGTATACCTACAAAGGACAAGAATACATCTTGAACTTGATTGATACTCCGGGACACGTCGATTTTTCTTATGAAGTTTCGAGATCAATCGCTGCTTGTGAAGGTGCGCTTTTGATTGTTGATGCTGCACAAAGTATTCAAGCACAAACGATTTCAAATTTGTATTTGGCTTTAGAGAATGACTTGGAAATTATTCCAGTTTTAAATAAAGTGGATTTACCGAGTGCGAACCCAGAAGAGGTAAGTGACGATATTATTGATTTACTTGGATGTAAATTGGAAGATATTATTCATGCTTCGGGAAAAACAGGTTTTGGTGTCGAAAATATTTTGGCTGCAATTATTGAGAAAATTCCACCTCCATCAGGAAATGTTGACGAACCATTACAGGCATTGATTTTCGACTCTCATTACAATCCTTTTAGAGGTATTGAAGTTATTTTCCGTGTGAAAAATGGGCAAATAAAAAAAGGTCAAAAAATTAAATTCATGGCTACTGGCAATGAATATTTTGCAGATGAGATTGGAACATTGAAACTGAACCAAGTTCCAAAACAAGTGATTTCAGCCGGTGATGTTGGGTATTTAATTTCTGGAATTAAAGAGGCGAAAGAAGTAAAAGTAGGAGATACGTTAACGGATGCTAAAAATCCAACAACAAATATAATTACTGGTTTTGAGGATGTTAAACCAATGGTTTTTGCTGGAATTTACCCTGTAGATACGGAAGATTATGAGGAGTTGAGAAACTCAATGGAGAAACTTCAGTTGAATGATGCTTCACTTGTGTTTTTGCCAGAAAGTTCGGCGGCATTAGGTTTTGGTTTCCGTTGTGGATTCTTAGGAATGTTGCACATGGAAATTATCCAGGAACGTCTAGAACGTGAGTTTAACATGACAGTAATCACTACTGTTCCCAATGTTTCGTACCATGCGTTTACTAAGAAAGATCCAACAACTGTACTTATTGTAAACAATCCTTCCGACTTGCCTGAGCCTTCTCGCTTGGACCATGTTGAAGAGCCTTTTATCAAAGCTACAATCATTACTAAAGCGGATTATGTAGGTAACGTAATGAGTTTGTGTATCGAAAAACGCGGATTGATTACCAATCAAACGTATTTGACTACAGAAAGAGTAGAGTTGACATTTGATATGCCATTAGCAGAGATTGTATTTGATTTTTATGACCGATTGAAAACAGTTTCTAAAGGATATGCTTCATTTGATTACACACCTATTGGAATGAGAACTTCCAACTTGGTAAAAGTAGATATTTTATTGAATGCTACTATTGTGGATGCTTTATCTTCCTTGATGCACGTTGATAATGCTTATTCTATTGGTAAAAAGATGTGTGAGAAATTGAAAGAATTGATTCCGCGTCAACAGTTTGACATTCCTGTTCAAGCGGCTATTGGAGTAAAAGTAATTTCTCGTGAAACCATTAAAGCTTTGCGTAAAGATGTAACTGCCAAATGTTATGGTGGAGATATTTCTCGTAAACGTAAGTTACTTGAAAAACAAAAGAAAGGTAAAAAACGTATGCGATTGGTAGGAAATGTTGAGATTCCGCAAGAAGCGTTTATGGCTGTATTGAAATTGAATGATTAA
- the dusB gene encoding tRNA dihydrouridine synthase DusB, producing MIKIGNIELPDFPLLLAPMEDVSDPPYRRLCKMHGADLMYSEFISSEGLIRDAIKSRMKLDIFDYERPVGIQIFGGDEEAMALSSKIVSTVNPDLIDINYGCPVKKVVCKGAGAGVLKDVDLMIRLTKAVIDSTHLPVTVKTRLGWDDNSINIDEVAERLQDIGVAALSIHARTRAQMYKGHSDWSHIARVKNNPRITMPIFGNGDIDSPEKALQYKNEYGIDGIMIGRAAIGYPWIFNEIKHYFKTGEHLAKPTVADRVEAVRNHLTWAMEWKGERLGIVETRPHYTNYFKGIHSFKPFKQQLVTQDNPAELFAILNNIEQAYAGYEVV from the coding sequence ATGATTAAGATTGGCAACATAGAATTACCAGATTTCCCTTTACTTCTCGCTCCTATGGAGGACGTGAGTGACCCACCTTATCGTAGGTTGTGTAAAATGCATGGTGCCGATTTGATGTACTCTGAGTTTATTTCTTCTGAAGGTTTAATTCGTGACGCAATCAAAAGCCGAATGAAATTAGACATCTTCGACTACGAACGCCCCGTTGGAATCCAGATTTTTGGAGGTGATGAGGAAGCGATGGCTTTGTCTTCTAAAATTGTTTCAACTGTAAATCCAGATCTAATTGATATCAATTATGGTTGTCCAGTTAAGAAAGTGGTTTGTAAAGGTGCAGGTGCCGGAGTCTTAAAAGATGTGGATTTGATGATACGCTTGACGAAAGCCGTTATTGACAGTACTCATTTACCAGTAACGGTAAAAACGCGTTTGGGTTGGGATGACAATTCGATTAATATAGATGAGGTGGCAGAGCGTTTGCAAGATATTGGTGTTGCTGCTTTGAGTATTCACGCTAGAACTCGTGCCCAAATGTATAAAGGCCATTCGGACTGGTCGCACATCGCCCGAGTAAAAAACAACCCTAGAATCACCATGCCTATTTTTGGTAACGGAGATATCGACAGTCCAGAAAAAGCATTGCAATATAAAAATGAATACGGTATCGACGGAATCATGATTGGTCGTGCCGCGATTGGGTATCCTTGGATTTTCAACGAAATCAAACATTACTTCAAAACAGGGGAGCATTTAGCTAAACCTACAGTTGCTGATAGAGTAGAAGCCGTGCGCAATCACTTAACCTGGGCAATGGAATGGAAAGGAGAGCGATTGGGAATTGTTGAAACCCGTCCTCATTATACTAATTACTTTAAAGGAATTCACTCTTTTAAACCCTTCAAACAACAATTAGTTACACAAGATAATCCTGCCGAATTGTTTGCTATTTTAAATAACATAGAGCAAGCATATGCTGGTTATGAAGTGGTGTAG
- a CDS encoding ABC transporter permease, with protein MNFPLYIAKRYILSNSKNNAINIINRIASMGIIVGAMALFVVLSVFSGLKVFSLSFTNDIDPDLKISSTLGKSFFVTPEQENQIKKIEGVVSYSKIIEERVLFVFDDKQEVTYLKGVDQNFSKVNDIKKTLYNGQWIEPNTNQVVVGYGIAQKFSMGLLDYNKTLEVLVPKPGKGTIENAEQAFNKSEVFPIGIYAISEDLDSKYVFSDLGLAQELLEYKNNQISGIEIKEKTGADENAIIDKLQSIFNNKITVKNRAQLNESLYKMLNTENIAVYLIFTLVIVVALFNLIGALIMMILDKKGNLKTLFNLGTEIKDLRKIFLLQGTLLSVFGGIIGLVLGIIIVLLQQHFQLVMITPTLAYPVIFSLENVLIVMGTIVTLGFIASLIASSRVSKKLLD; from the coding sequence TTGAATTTTCCCCTTTACATAGCCAAACGCTACATTCTTAGCAATAGTAAAAATAATGCTATCAATATCATCAATCGAATTGCCAGCATGGGAATTATTGTTGGCGCAATGGCTTTGTTTGTGGTTTTGTCCGTTTTTAGTGGGCTGAAAGTTTTTAGCCTTTCGTTTACCAATGATATTGATCCCGATTTAAAAATAAGTAGCACTTTAGGGAAATCATTTTTTGTTACTCCAGAACAAGAAAACCAAATCAAAAAAATAGAAGGCGTTGTTTCTTATTCTAAAATAATAGAAGAGCGCGTTTTGTTTGTTTTTGATGACAAGCAAGAAGTAACCTATTTGAAAGGCGTCGACCAAAACTTTAGTAAAGTCAACGACATCAAAAAAACACTTTACAATGGGCAATGGATTGAGCCTAATACAAATCAAGTAGTGGTAGGTTATGGCATTGCTCAAAAATTTTCGATGGGCTTGCTTGATTATAACAAAACCCTAGAAGTTCTAGTTCCAAAACCTGGAAAAGGAACAATTGAAAATGCGGAACAAGCTTTTAACAAAAGTGAAGTTTTCCCTATTGGCATTTACGCTATCAGCGAAGATCTAGATTCTAAATATGTTTTTTCTGATTTAGGTCTAGCCCAAGAATTATTGGAATACAAAAACAATCAGATTTCTGGCATAGAAATTAAAGAAAAAACTGGAGCCGATGAAAATGCGATTATAGACAAACTACAATCTATTTTCAACAATAAAATAACTGTAAAGAATCGAGCACAACTCAATGAATCCTTATATAAAATGTTGAACACTGAGAATATCGCAGTATATTTAATATTTACTTTAGTAATAGTGGTAGCTCTTTTCAACCTCATTGGTGCATTGATTATGATGATTCTAGACAAAAAAGGAAATTTGAAAACCCTTTTTAATTTAGGAACTGAAATAAAAGATTTGAGAAAAATATTTTTACTTCAAGGTACTTTATTGAGCGTTTTTGGCGGAATAATCGGATTAGTTTTAGGAATAATTATCGTTTTACTGCAACAACACTTCCAACTCGTTATGATTACTCCTACACTGGCTTATCCTGTCATTTTCTCTCTTGAAAATGTGTTAATTGTGATGGGGACAATAGTTACGCTTGGCTTTATTGCTTCATTGATTGCTAGTAGCCGAGTAAGTAAAAAGTTATTGGATTAA
- the rbfA gene encoding 30S ribosome-binding factor RbfA gives METNRQKKIGGVIQKDLVDILQGEVRKNGVANLIISVSKVTVTTDLSVATVHLSVFPQDKAKEILEAVKSNAKNIKHDLSQRVRLQLRKVPNLVFFIDDSLDYIEKIDNALANRDNPIENRDLLDKRRFQ, from the coding sequence ATGGAAACAAATAGACAGAAAAAAATAGGTGGGGTTATCCAAAAAGATTTGGTTGATATTCTCCAAGGTGAAGTGAGAAAAAACGGAGTAGCTAATTTAATCATTTCGGTATCCAAGGTTACGGTAACTACAGATTTATCAGTAGCTACAGTGCATTTAAGCGTTTTCCCTCAGGACAAAGCCAAAGAAATCTTAGAGGCGGTTAAGTCCAATGCTAAAAACATAAAACATGATTTATCGCAACGAGTGCGTTTGCAATTAAGAAAAGTTCCCAATTTGGTTTTCTTTATTGACGACTCTTTAGACTACATTGAAAAAATTGACAATGCGTTAGCCAATAGAGATAATCCTATAGAAAATAGAGATCTTTTGGACAAACGCAGATTCCAATAA
- a CDS encoding T9SS type A sorting domain-containing protein, translated as MKKIIFLCFSVIFTNFTWSQITVNAPSSVEVGLNNQFSFTFMPKSSDYPAGSSSYKLTSWFINDGSSNMNNSGYGSYSNNSQSLNTYSIGQSQSINFPIRWEDNSNSLTSNISIVANVSYYAVDALGNTYPTGSRIHPLTYTVNINRIFAPTISSPTILGCCSNNVSIQASNYGTANKFVWLISGATIISGQGSPTITVSPDPLQALVTVDCVVSRSNGSIMYQKSKSNTIPKTNRTASFTPNYSTTPPYDYICKGSGGLQMIIPTQCGISSINWVAPNCTISGQNTLTPTITPTSAIATGSSINIYAEVSFIGGCIATTPSILFKILDSTTAPTPQGYFTVTSSNGGSICTAEIFDLSFVSTNGFNNGITTVSPEFLWGPGDELHYRNGRPTTVTVSNKNLCTGLSSSKTFTVYPPAPCTPSAKLSSKGKSVTSVKVESTEILAATLLITPNPTNGNINAMLPDNYSGNYQIFDINGILVQEAKFDNQTELQIELSQKLKSGIYVLKVITDTNIFTGKIILNK; from the coding sequence ATGAAAAAAATTATCTTTTTATGTTTTAGTGTAATATTCACTAATTTTACTTGGTCACAAATAACAGTAAACGCACCATCGAGTGTCGAAGTAGGTTTGAATAATCAATTTAGTTTTACTTTTATGCCTAAATCATCCGATTATCCTGCTGGTAGTAGCTCATATAAATTAACCTCTTGGTTTATTAATGACGGAAGTTCTAATATGAATAATTCTGGATATGGCTCGTATAGTAATAACTCACAATCTTTAAACACTTACAGTATTGGCCAATCACAAAGTATAAATTTCCCAATTCGATGGGAAGATAATTCAAATTCTTTGACCTCCAACATTTCTATTGTTGCAAATGTTAGTTATTATGCAGTTGATGCTTTAGGCAATACTTATCCTACTGGAAGTAGAATTCATCCTTTGACCTACACCGTAAATATTAATCGAATTTTTGCACCAACAATTTCTTCTCCGACGATTTTGGGTTGCTGTTCAAACAATGTTTCTATACAAGCTTCAAATTATGGAACTGCCAATAAATTTGTTTGGTTAATTTCAGGGGCTACTATAATTTCAGGTCAAGGTTCTCCGACAATTACAGTTAGCCCAGATCCATTACAAGCTCTTGTTACAGTAGATTGTGTTGTTTCGAGAAGTAATGGAAGTATTATGTATCAAAAATCAAAATCCAATACAATCCCAAAAACAAATAGAACAGCCTCATTTACTCCAAATTATAGTACCACTCCACCCTATGATTATATATGCAAAGGAAGTGGTGGGTTGCAAATGATTATTCCTACTCAATGCGGAATTTCAAGCATTAATTGGGTGGCTCCAAATTGTACTATCTCTGGTCAAAATACATTAACACCAACTATAACCCCTACTAGTGCGATTGCAACAGGGAGTTCAATAAATATTTATGCCGAAGTTTCTTTTATTGGTGGTTGTATAGCAACAACTCCTTCAATTTTATTTAAAATTTTAGACAGCACAACTGCTCCAACTCCTCAGGGTTATTTTACTGTAACATCTTCAAATGGTGGTTCAATATGTACTGCGGAAATATTCGATTTGTCATTTGTAAGCACAAATGGCTTTAACAATGGAATAACTACTGTTTCTCCTGAATTTCTTTGGGGCCCAGGGGATGAATTGCATTATAGAAATGGCAGACCTACAACGGTTACTGTATCTAATAAAAATCTGTGTACTGGTTTGTCAAGCAGTAAAACGTTTACTGTTTATCCTCCTGCTCCTTGTACTCCTAGTGCCAAATTATCCTCAAAAGGCAAGTCAGTAACAAGTGTTAAAGTTGAATCTACTGAGATTTTGGCTGCTACCTTACTTATAACCCCGAACCCAACAAACGGCAATATCAATGCTATGCTGCCTGATAACTATTCGGGTAATTATCAAATATTTGATATAAATGGGATTTTAGTGCAAGAAGCAAAATTTGACAATCAAACTGAATTACAAATTGAACTTTCACAAAAATTAAAATCAGGTATTTACGTTCTCAAAGTGATTACAGATACTAACATTTTTACAGGGAAAATCATTTTAAACAAATAA